TTCTAGAAATTTCCCGGCTACCCTACTTTAGATGCGAAGCCTTGTAATTAAATTTGTGGGCCGGAGCCCTATCCATTTCTTTTTTACTGTATGATTAAGCGTTTACTATTCCTTTTGATTATTGGCAGCCTGCTGCCCACGTTGAGCTGGGCCCAGCAGGAAGGCCGCATTACGGGCCGCGTGGTTGATGAAAAGACGCAGGACCCTATTCCGTTTGCCTCCATCAACCTGCGCGAAGAGCAAACCGGCGCGCTCACCAACGAATACGGCTACTTTCAGCTGGCTATGCCCACCAAGGTGACCGAAGACTCGGTTGTCGTGATGGCGCTGGGCTATAAGCGAACTGCCCTCTACGTGAAGCGCGGGGCCAATATGGAGGAGATTATCATCCAGCTTCCGAAGCAGGCCGTGGCGCTTGCCGAAGTAAAAGTGGAAACCAAGGGGGTAAAACCCACGCTGTTGGGCGCGCACTCCAACTCGCCGGGCGCCGGCATGATTCAGGGCCTGCCGGGCCAGCAGTATGCCTTCATGTGCAAAAACGACAAAGCTAAAAAGCTCGGTCTTATCCGCACAGTATCGTTTTTTATCGGAGAAAACGGCTTCCCGCGTGAGCCGTTCCGAGTACGTATCTACAAAGCGAACGGCAACTACAACGCGCCCAACGAAGACATGCTGACCGAGAGCGTTATCGTATCGGCCGCCCGCGGGGGCGAGTGGTTTACGGTCGATTTGTCGCCCTACAACCTGGTAGCGCCCGAAGAAGGCTTCTACGTAGCGATGGAGTGGATTGTGAGCGGTGACAAGTTCTACACCACCAATTTCATGGACAACTACACGCCCTACGGCCAGATTCTGCGGCCCACTTTCGAATTCAAAGATAGCCGCACCTGGAGCTACGCCATCGGCCGCGGCTGGAACCTGGTAACGCTTGCCAACGGCGGCTCGCACTTCAACGCCATGATGCGCGCCGAGGTAGACGCCTATAAATAAGGAGCCCCCCCTCCTGCTAGCCATTCGATAAGGCACTACCCGGCAACACTATAAAGGCGAATTACTAAAAATGCCTCCGTCGCTAAGCGACGGAGGCATTTTGTATTTTAACAAGGATGGCTATTGCGCAGCCAATAACTTTACCTGCTGCCAGCCGGCCGGGCTTACTTCACGCGTACGGCAATTTCTACGCGGCGATTTTCCTGGCGGCCGGCGGCCGTTGCATTGGAGGCAACCGGCGCACTGGCACCAAAAGCCTCGGTGCTTACGTGGTCGGCCGCGAGCTTATCGGTGGTAGTAAGGTAATTTTTAACTGCCTGGGCGCGCTGCTCGCTCAGCTCGCGGTTGTAGTTTTTGTCGCCACGGGCATCAGCAAAGCCGAGTACGCGCACCTCTTTCCCGGCGTAGCGCTGGTTGATGGAGGCGCCAATTTGCTTGAGCGCAGCGGCAGCGCTGGGTTTGATATCCGACTTGTTGGTATCGAAGAGGATTTTCTCGTCCACCCCGTATACCTGATACTCTTCATTGCCGCGCACGGTGACGCCGGGCGTGTTAATCTCCGAAAGCTTTACATCGGAGAGCTTGGCCTTGGTGAGGTCGAAGGCGTTGCTGATGGCGCTGCCGGTTTTGCTGGCGGCGCTATCGACGCCATTCGCGGCTCCGGTAGCAACATCGCTCACCGTTTTGCCGGTGCGGGCCACTACAGCGGTATCCTTGGTCGCTTCGCCAAGGGTGTTTTTCTCATCCGATTTTTTAAGGTCGCTGCAGCTGGCAAAAACGAGCGTGGCCGCCGCCAACAGCGGAAACAATGATTTGGTCATGGTGAAAGAAGGGTTAGAACGAATGCAAAAAGCTAGGCCACATACGGAAACCCGGCCGTAGTGTTAGCACCTTCACATCATTCGCTCACAAACACCCGCTTCACCCGCTCGCTCACGTTGGTCAGCAGCTCATAGGCAATAGTGCCAATGCGAGCCGCCAACTCACTAATGCCCAGCGCTTCGCCAAACACTATCGCCACGTCGCCGGGCCGCGCATCGGCGATATCCGTCACGTCGACCATCACCATATCCATGCACACCGAGCCCACCACCGGGGCGCGGCGGCCGTGCAGCAGCACCACGCCCCGGCCGTTGCTGAAGCGCCGGTCGTACCCATCGGCGTAGCCAATGGCCAGCGTGGCCACGCGGCGCTCGTGGTCGGTCGCGGCGCCGCGCCGCCCGTAGCCCACGGTGGTACCGGCCGGCAGCGTTTTTATCTGGGAGATAGTTGTTTTCAAGGTGCTTACCGGTAGCAGATTAGCAGCATCCTCCGCCCCCGCCTCTACCCCATACAGGCCCACGCCCAGGCGTACCATATCGAGCTGCGCCTCGGGAAAGCGCCGAATGCCGGCTGAGTTGAGCGCGTGCTTGAGCGCCGGGTAGCCCAGCACGGCCTCGATGGCGGCGGCCATGCGCCGGAAAGTGCTCAGCTGCTGCCTGGTAAAGTCGTCGTGGGCCGGGTCGTCGGCCGCCGCCAGGTGGGTCATGATGCCCGCCACCGGCAAGGCGGCGCGGTGGGCGGCCAGCAGCGCCAGCAAGTCGGGCAATTCTTCTTCGGCAAAGCCCAGGCGGCGCATACCCGTATCGAGCTTGATATGCAGCGGCGGCAAGGGCCCGGCCCCATCGCTGGTGGCCTCGCGGGCGGCTTGCAGGTAGTCGTGCAGGCGCTCCAGCGAATATATCTCGGGCTCCAAGCGGTAGCGCCGCAGCTGGCCGAAAGAATCGGGCCCCGGGTTCAGCACCATGATGGGCAGGCTGATACCACTATCGCGCAGCTGCTGGCCTTCGTCGGCATAGGCCACGGCCAGGTAGTCGGCCCGCTGAAACTCCAGCAGGCTGGCCACCTCGTACGAGCCGCTGCCGTAGGCAAAGGCCTTGACCATCACCATGAGCTTGGTGCCGGGGTTCAGGCGCTGGCGGTAGTATTGGAGATTGTGCGTGAGCGCATCCAGGTTCACTTCCAGCACCGTGCCGTGCTGAGGCTGCTGCAACGCCGCTACCACGCGCTCGAAGCCAAAGCGCCGCGCGCCCTTTATGAGGATAGTTTCGTTCTGAAAATCAGCCGGTCGCAGCTCCGCCAGCAGCGCTTCGGTGGAAGGGTAAAATTGAGTCAGGAGTTTTGAGTTAGGAGTTAGGAGTTGGTTATGTTGAACCCCTTCTGCTAACTCATAACTCAACTCCTCTCCCACCCCAATGAGGCGTGTCACGCCGTGGGCCTGCACCAGCGCCGCCACGCGGGCGTACAGCTCGGCGCCACTGAGGCCCGATTCAAGCACGTCGCTGAGAATGAGCGTGCGCCCGCCCGGTCGGGCCTGCCGGCTCAGGGCATCGAGCGCCAGCGAGAGGCCAGCCAAGTCATTATTATAGGTATCATCGAGCAGGTAGCAGCCGTGGCGGCCGGCCTTCATTTCGAGGCGCATAGCTACCGGGTGCAGGCGCAGCAGGCGGCGCTGAATCTCGGCCGGGGCCAGGGCTTTGGCCGGGTCGAGCTGCCGCCACAGTAGCACCGCCAGGCAATGCAGGGCATTCTCCACCGATGGCTCATCGGCGAAGGGCAGCGTGAAGCGGGCGGCCAGCCGCAGCGCCAGGCGCTCGTTAGTAAAATGGGCCGCGGCTTCGGCTTCGCCCAGCCGTACCCGCACGCTGGTGGTACCAGCCGAGTTGGCGGTCAGCCGAAAGCGCAGCGCCGCGCCGGGCGCAGCGCCGCGCGTCCAGGCCAGGGCCGGCAGACCCCGCGACCGCACGGCAGTGTGCACGGCCGGCTGGTCGGCGCAGTACACCAGCAGCTCGAAGCCGGGCCGCTCGAACAGCCGCAGCTTCTCGCCCAGCTTTTCTGCGGCCGAGGCAAAGCCCGCGTCGTGGGCCGTGCCGAGCGTGGTAAAAATGCCGTGGGTGGGCCGGATAATCGCGGCCAGCCGGGCCATCTCGCCGCGCTCCGAGATACCAGCCTCAAAGATGCCCAGCGTGTGCCGGCCGGGCGCCAGCTCCCACACGCTCAGCGGTACGCCCACCTGCGAGTTGTAACTCTTGGGCGAGCGGCAAATGTCTTCATCGGGTGCCAGCAGCTGAGCCAGCCACTCCTTCACGATGGTTTTACCGTTGGAGCCCGTGACGGCCCACACCGGCCCGGTAAAGGCGGCCCGGTGCTGCGCCGCCAGCGCTTGCAGCGCAGCCAGCGTATCGGCCACCTGCACGAAGCCCGCGCCCGCAAACGGGGCCAGGCTGGCCGGCGGCTGGCTCACTACAAACAAGCGTATGCCTTTGGCATACAAGGCCGCCAGGTGCTGGTGGCCATCGTGATTAGGCCCGCGTAAAGCGAAAAACACTGCGCCTTCGGTGAGGCCGACGCGGCGGCTGTCGAGCAGCAGCGTGGCAACGGGGGTGTCAGCGGCGGGCGCTTGCAGCAGGGTGCCGCTCAGCCGTCTGGGCAAGTCGGAGAAACGAATAGACATGGCCCGGCAAAGGTCGGGACGGAGTTTTTTAAACCACCCGAAGGCCGCTGCTGGGCTGGACGCGCCTTTTAAACATATAAAATATATTATGCCCTCATAACTAGAACGCCAGCACGGTCGATGGCTTTGTTTACCTCCCAGGTTAGGCTACCTTTCAACATGCAGCATCACGAAGTTGAGCCTCCCGAAGCGCTACGCGCTGCCATTAAATGCGTGTGGTACACCAGCATGGACCTGGGAGACACCCCAGCGAGCTTTGAGGTGGTACCGGATGGCTACGCGGAAATTATTTTCCATTTTGGAAGCGCTTGCAGCATTGCCACCCCCGAAGGCTTGCAGCCGCTGCCCTCCCCGTTTCTGGTGGGGCTGCTCAATCAGCCGGCCGTTTTTTACTCGAAAAACCGCTTGCAAGTCCTTGGCATCCGGTGCTTTCCCTGGACGGTATTCGAGCTGCTCGGGCTGACGGCCGGCAAAGACGGCGTGCGCACTTTTGAGCATCCTATTGCCCAGCTTCACGCTGCGTTGGCCGAGTGGGTGCAAGCAGGCCGGGTAGCGGAAGCCCTGGCTCAGCTACTCGACTATTTTCGGACTGCCCGCGCGCAACCAGCCAGCGACGGCCTGCTTGACAAGGCGGGCGGGGCAATGCGGGCCGCCAACGGCACCTTGCCGGTAAGCCAGGTAGCGGCGGCGCATGCTACGGTCCGCACCCTGGAAAGAAAGTTCAAGCAGGCGGCTGGCCACACGGTGAAAGACGTATCGGGGCTGATGCGCTTTGAGCAGGTACGCAACCACTTATGGCATTCGCCCGATGCCAACCTGGCCGGCCTGGCGCAGGAGTTGGGCTATACCGACCAAGCTCACCTCAGCCGGGAGTTTAAGCGCTACAGCGGCACAACACCCGCCGCCTTCGCCCGCAAAGCCAAAAAAGAGCAACGGGCAGTGAGCCCCGATTTTGTCGCGTTTGTACAAGCCTGACGCCGGTGGCTTCCGGAATTTTGTATCGCTTTCACCAGTAGCTGAAAGCGACTCTTAATTACATGAAATCCGCACAAAATCAGGCTGTTTACGATGTCATCATTGCCGGAGCCGGGCCAGTAGGGCTGTTTCTGGCCTGCGAGTTGGCTTTGGCCAACTGCTCGGTGCTGGTGCTGGAAAAGGCCCCGAGCCCGCACTCGCCCCTAAAGCAGCTGCCGTTTGGGCTGCGGGGGCTCAATGCGCCGTCCGTTGAGGCGCTTTTTCGCCGGGGGCTGCTCGACGAGCTGGAGGTGTCGAAGCGCATCGGCTTCCCGCACAACCCCTCCCCGGCCAGCCAAACGCCTAAGCCCCAGACAGGTGGTCATTTCGCCGGCATTGCGTTTTCGGGCAGCACCATTGATATCTCCCAGTGGAAATACCGCCTGCCCAGCTCGACGAGCACCCAGCTTTTATCTGAGATAGAAGAGCTTGAAACCGTATTGGCGCGCCGGGCAGCGGCCTTGGGGGTGGTAATCAAGCGCGGGCGGGCCATTGCCGGCTTGCAGCAAACCCCGGACGGGGTGACTGTGCAGGCGGGTGATGCCTGCTTCGAGGCTGGCTGGCTGGTGGGCTGCGACGGGGGCCGGAGCGCAGTGCGCAAAGCAGCTGGCTTCGATTTTGCCGGCACGGAGCCCGAATTTACCGGCTACACCGCGCAGGTTGACCTGGCCGACCCCGAGAAGCTCAAGCCAGGCCGCAACGTAACCCCGACCGGCATGTACATGCAGTCGCAGCCCGGCTACCTGATACTGCAGGATTTTGATGCGGGCACCTTTCACCAGGCCCAGCAGCCCGTTACGCTGGAGCACCTGCAGCACCTGCTGCGCCGGGTTTCCGATACTGATGTGACTATTCAGGCCCTGCACCTGGCCACCACCTGG
The sequence above is drawn from the Hymenobacter baengnokdamensis genome and encodes:
- a CDS encoding carboxypeptidase-like regulatory domain-containing protein: MIKRLLFLLIIGSLLPTLSWAQQEGRITGRVVDEKTQDPIPFASINLREEQTGALTNEYGYFQLAMPTKVTEDSVVVMALGYKRTALYVKRGANMEEIIIQLPKQAVALAEVKVETKGVKPTLLGAHSNSPGAGMIQGLPGQQYAFMCKNDKAKKLGLIRTVSFFIGENGFPREPFRVRIYKANGNYNAPNEDMLTESVIVSAARGGEWFTVDLSPYNLVAPEEGFYVAMEWIVSGDKFYTTNFMDNYTPYGQILRPTFEFKDSRTWSYAIGRGWNLVTLANGGSHFNAMMRAEVDAYK
- a CDS encoding OmpA family protein, with translation MTKSLFPLLAAATLVFASCSDLKKSDEKNTLGEATKDTAVVARTGKTVSDVATGAANGVDSAASKTGSAISNAFDLTKAKLSDVKLSEINTPGVTVRGNEEYQVYGVDEKILFDTNKSDIKPSAAAALKQIGASINQRYAGKEVRVLGFADARGDKNYNRELSEQRAQAVKNYLTTTDKLAADHVSTEAFGASAPVASNATAAGRQENRRVEIAVRVK
- a CDS encoding bifunctional UDP-N-acetylmuramoyl-tripeptide:D-alanyl-D-alanine ligase/alanine racemase, producing MSIRFSDLPRRLSGTLLQAPAADTPVATLLLDSRRVGLTEGAVFFALRGPNHDGHQHLAALYAKGIRLFVVSQPPASLAPFAGAGFVQVADTLAALQALAAQHRAAFTGPVWAVTGSNGKTIVKEWLAQLLAPDEDICRSPKSYNSQVGVPLSVWELAPGRHTLGIFEAGISERGEMARLAAIIRPTHGIFTTLGTAHDAGFASAAEKLGEKLRLFERPGFELLVYCADQPAVHTAVRSRGLPALAWTRGAAPGAALRFRLTANSAGTTSVRVRLGEAEAAAHFTNERLALRLAARFTLPFADEPSVENALHCLAVLLWRQLDPAKALAPAEIQRRLLRLHPVAMRLEMKAGRHGCYLLDDTYNNDLAGLSLALDALSRQARPGGRTLILSDVLESGLSGAELYARVAALVQAHGVTRLIGVGEELSYELAEGVQHNQLLTPNSKLLTQFYPSTEALLAELRPADFQNETILIKGARRFGFERVVAALQQPQHGTVLEVNLDALTHNLQYYRQRLNPGTKLMVMVKAFAYGSGSYEVASLLEFQRADYLAVAYADEGQQLRDSGISLPIMVLNPGPDSFGQLRRYRLEPEIYSLERLHDYLQAAREATSDGAGPLPPLHIKLDTGMRRLGFAEEELPDLLALLAAHRAALPVAGIMTHLAAADDPAHDDFTRQQLSTFRRMAAAIEAVLGYPALKHALNSAGIRRFPEAQLDMVRLGVGLYGVEAGAEDAANLLPVSTLKTTISQIKTLPAGTTVGYGRRGAATDHERRVATLAIGYADGYDRRFSNGRGVVLLHGRRAPVVGSVCMDMVMVDVTDIADARPGDVAIVFGEALGISELAARIGTIAYELLTNVSERVKRVFVSE
- a CDS encoding AraC family transcriptional regulator yields the protein MQHHEVEPPEALRAAIKCVWYTSMDLGDTPASFEVVPDGYAEIIFHFGSACSIATPEGLQPLPSPFLVGLLNQPAVFYSKNRLQVLGIRCFPWTVFELLGLTAGKDGVRTFEHPIAQLHAALAEWVQAGRVAEALAQLLDYFRTARAQPASDGLLDKAGGAMRAANGTLPVSQVAAAHATVRTLERKFKQAAGHTVKDVSGLMRFEQVRNHLWHSPDANLAGLAQELGYTDQAHLSREFKRYSGTTPAAFARKAKKEQRAVSPDFVAFVQA
- a CDS encoding FAD-dependent monooxygenase is translated as MKSAQNQAVYDVIIAGAGPVGLFLACELALANCSVLVLEKAPSPHSPLKQLPFGLRGLNAPSVEALFRRGLLDELEVSKRIGFPHNPSPASQTPKPQTGGHFAGIAFSGSTIDISQWKYRLPSSTSTQLLSEIEELETVLARRAAALGVVIKRGRAIAGLQQTPDGVTVQAGDACFEAGWLVGCDGGRSAVRKAAGFDFAGTEPEFTGYTAQVDLADPEKLKPGRNVTPTGMYMQSQPGYLILQDFDAGTFHQAQQPVTLEHLQHLLRRVSDTDVTIQALHLATTWTDRARQATTYRRGRVLLAGDAAHIHAPLGGQGLNLGLGDALNLGWKLAATIHGTAPAGLLDSYHTERHPIGAQVLDWSRAQVAIMRPDPHARALHAIVRDLLHTRDGATYFAGRIWGISTHYELGSAHPLVGHSAPNFEFETGTTLGELMREGHGMLLDFEDNASLKACVSAYDGQLTYILGRAKDQLGISAALIRPDGFVAWAADRDPDYTELERAAARWFAGNLASSAVVKAAGSASSAPSAS